From one Lysinibacillus sp. G4S2 genomic stretch:
- a CDS encoding imm68 putative immunity domain-containing protein, with translation MMYIERWWGEYIGGTDDTCTLIDYLVDREFESDILTEINVKNIFQDFQLNNAREIKDLRQTKDIYLIIEKEFFQDIGCAINLLIDITAIILECQKNGKVHLTDLAGSIMNKNAVISLKVEKEEMAFLRRVLEDFIRHPLSYDLAEYCPEDDMREIAKICKEILTELNM, from the coding sequence ATGATGTACATTGAGCGATGGTGGGGAGAATACATTGGCGGAACCGATGATACATGCACTTTAATCGACTATTTAGTTGACAGAGAATTTGAGTCAGATATTCTAACAGAAATAAACGTTAAAAATATTTTTCAAGACTTTCAACTGAATAATGCTCGGGAAATAAAAGACTTACGCCAAACGAAAGACATTTACTTGATTATAGAAAAAGAATTTTTTCAAGATATAGGCTGTGCGATCAATTTGTTGATAGATATTACGGCTATTATTCTGGAATGTCAAAAAAACGGTAAGGTTCATCTAACGGATTTAGCTGGCAGCATCATGAACAAAAATGCTGTTATTTCTTTAAAAGTGGAAAAAGAAGAAATGGCTTTTTTGAGGAGAGTATTGGAAGATTTTATTCGTCACCCTTTAAGTTATGATTTGGCGGAGTATTGCCCGGAAGATGATATGCGAGAAATTGCAAAGATATGCAAGGAGATTTTAACAGAACTAAACATGTAA
- a CDS encoding SMI1/KNR4 family protein, whose protein sequence is MFYNCSFQLTRKDLEEVEILLGFQLPQELKNHYLQYNGGLPNKPCFFEEDSGLETRVHVFLPIKFDNNIGYTLEKGYLDFKGRDIIPKKYLPFANDAGGNIFCTDLDSKQVVLIYLDLGEVTNRCIEFLANSFTEFINDLEECLDDEIEDDSYEF, encoded by the coding sequence ATGTTTTATAATTGTTCATTCCAGCTAACACGAAAAGATTTAGAAGAGGTTGAAATCTTATTAGGCTTTCAACTTCCCCAAGAGTTGAAGAATCATTACCTTCAATATAATGGTGGTTTACCTAATAAACCATGCTTTTTTGAAGAAGATTCAGGTTTGGAAACTAGGGTGCATGTTTTCCTTCCAATTAAATTTGATAACAATATAGGGTACACATTGGAAAAAGGATATTTGGATTTCAAGGGTAGGGATATTATTCCAAAAAAGTATCTACCGTTTGCAAATGACGCAGGTGGGAATATTTTTTGTACAGACCTTGATTCAAAGCAAGTGGTCCTTATTTATTTAGATTTAGGAGAAGTGACTAACAGATGTATTGAGTTTTTAGCAAATAGTTTTACGGAATTTATCAATGATCTTGAGGAATGTTTGGATGACGAAATTGAAGACGACTCATATGAGTTCTGA
- a CDS encoding DUF5713 family protein has translation MKKLDSEFKYLVDMYEDTFFPTFLVDKLKLHIVKVVHFIEESTHTVEEIQEKLDEMTIAINELQNEFYENDSEIETFARDSIGLTVEEILQYFEIDIDIEEALRERDW, from the coding sequence GTGAAGAAACTTGATTCTGAATTCAAATATTTAGTAGATATGTACGAGGATACTTTTTTTCCAACGTTTTTAGTGGATAAACTTAAATTGCATATTGTTAAAGTAGTTCATTTTATTGAGGAGAGCACTCATACAGTGGAAGAGATTCAGGAAAAGTTAGACGAAATGACTATAGCGATCAATGAGCTACAGAATGAATTTTATGAAAATGACAGTGAAATAGAAACGTTTGCACGGGATTCAATCGGATTAACAGTAGAAGAAATTTTACAATATTTTGAGATTGATATCGATATTGAAGAAGCTCTTAGAGAACGAGATTGGTGA
- a CDS encoding HAMP domain-containing sensor histidine kinase has product MLSNEDQPKKDHMNLSNIVFETIAGAFAQFEQKGIAVNLPDFEPLIINSDEEMLLRIVLNLVRNSIMHAQGDVTIKLWLDEEHAYNCFRNPIDENSQLNPNQLFDRFYTTDNSRRKNTGLGLSIVRLLAEKLGGSATAKIENDMIEFLVSIKKNL; this is encoded by the coding sequence TTGCTGAGTAATGAAGATCAGCCTAAAAAGGATCATATGAATTTATCAAATATCGTATTTGAAACGATTGCTGGTGCCTTTGCACAATTTGAACAAAAAGGAATAGCCGTCAACTTGCCTGATTTTGAGCCGCTCATTATTAATTCTGATGAAGAAATGCTTTTGCGAATTGTCCTAAACTTAGTACGAAATAGCATCATGCATGCGCAAGGTGACGTCACTATCAAGCTGTGGTTAGATGAAGAGCATGCCTATAACTGTTTTAGGAATCCGATTGACGAAAATAGTCAACTAAATCCTAACCAGCTTTTTGATCGATTTTATACAACAGACAATTCCAGACGTAAAAATACTGGACTAGGATTATCTATTGTCAGGCTACTAGCAGAAAAATTAGGTGGAAGTGCAACAGCCAAAATAGAAAATGACATGATTGAGTTTTTAGTGTCCATAAAAAAGAATTTGTAA
- a CDS encoding histidine kinase dimerization/phospho-acceptor domain-containing protein yields MKILLVEDHEDVNAIVIIVGLLFYIFYIQRQLRQINVQLSQRLYEQYTQPISVELLNKEVNRLVANINRVLIEVQKSRSYIKREEKYYKEMISNISHDFRTPLTAIKGYQQML; encoded by the coding sequence TTGAAAATTTTACTGGTTGAAGATCATGAAGATGTAAATGCAATTGTAATCATAGTAGGATTACTATTTTATATTTTTTATATACAAAGGCAACTACGACAGATTAACGTACAATTGTCACAACGTCTCTATGAGCAATACACACAGCCAATTAGCGTAGAGCTATTAAACAAAGAAGTAAATCGACTCGTGGCAAATATTAATCGCGTATTAATCGAAGTGCAAAAATCAAGGTCGTATATTAAACGGGAAGAAAAATATTATAAGGAAATGATTTCAAACATTTCTCATGATTTTCGTACACCTCTAACTGCGATAAAGGGCTATCAACAAATGCTTTGA
- a CDS encoding LysR family transcriptional regulator substrate-binding protein: MPHVIYQFINEHPSIEISILVEDSAKIEDLINRDKAHIGISLLPTRYRHWRQELVVESPLELVIPLDAFDDETGAYIDYEELFQTYTLFTHHHPTIWGDLLHKIQEKYVVTKQVSISQSYVVKRLIKDGLGISFLPRMIVRRERMEGRFNIVPFDEIALPSVPVYLFYKESVQVPEELLNLFHTRDYL, translated from the coding sequence TTGCCGCATGTTATTTATCAGTTTATCAATGAACACCCGTCCATTGAAATATCGATTCTAGTGGAGGATTCAGCAAAAATTGAGGATTTAATCAATCGTGACAAAGCACATATTGGTATTTCCTTATTGCCAACTCGTTATCGACATTGGCGCCAAGAGCTAGTTGTAGAGAGTCCTTTAGAATTGGTTATTCCACTGGATGCTTTTGATGATGAGACAGGTGCTTATATTGATTATGAGGAATTATTTCAAACCTACACCTTATTTACGCACCATCATCCGACTATTTGGGGGGATTTATTACATAAAATACAGGAAAAATATGTAGTTACGAAGCAAGTTTCTATATCTCAATCTTATGTCGTAAAGCGCTTAATAAAAGATGGGCTCGGTATATCATTTTTGCCACGGATGATTGTGAGAAGGGAGCGTATGGAAGGGCGGTTTAACATCGTTCCTTTCGATGAAATAGCATTGCCTAGTGTTCCTGTCTACCTTTTTTATAAGGAGTCAGTACAGGTACCAGAAGAGTTATTGAACTTATTCCATACGAGGGATTATTTGTAA
- a CDS encoding LysR family transcriptional regulator — MDYKWIQSFIVAAKSCNFRMAAEELHLSQPSITVHIHQLEQFLKVKLFKREKNRVQLTEAGQIFLIEAQQIIHQWEKSIERFQLATKGIEEKLIIAMTLH, encoded by the coding sequence TTGGATTATAAATGGATACAGTCTTTTATAGTAGCAGCTAAATCTTGTAATTTTAGAATGGCTGCAGAAGAACTTCATTTATCGCAGCCAAGTATCACAGTTCATATTCATCAGCTAGAACAATTTTTAAAAGTAAAATTATTTAAACGTGAAAAAAATCGGGTGCAATTAACGGAGGCAGGGCAGATTTTTCTAATAGAAGCTCAGCAAATCATTCATCAATGGGAAAAAAGTATTGAACGTTTTCAGTTAGCAACAAAAGGAATTGAGGAAAAGCTAATTATTGCCATGACACTCCATTAA
- a CDS encoding DUF2332 domain-containing protein encodes MLAKLSQQFRTFAKNECENSSPLYEHLANKIADDEEILKIATFIPQGQPVPNLLLAGVHYLLSSSQDELVHFYPSLTTTPKSINEVYPVFRAFVLSHSDELKALLQEKLVQTNEIRRCSYLYPMMTEIYERHQKPLALIEIGASAGLQLGMDQYNYCYNQQLHVTNSDSSFVLSSENRGESLPASISISPVVCQRIGIDLNPIDIHNKKELQWLQALIWPEHQERRLLLNQALPILKELDLQLIKGDGIKLLKDISREINQEAMLVVYHTHVANQIPMELRLELIEQLKEISMARSLYHCYNNIFDSQLHQDFIDQGEIESIRIMERPDGHARWFMWSNQK; translated from the coding sequence ATGTTAGCGAAATTAAGTCAACAATTCCGTACTTTTGCAAAAAATGAATGTGAAAACTCAAGTCCACTGTATGAGCATTTAGCAAATAAGATTGCTGATGATGAAGAAATATTAAAAATTGCCACATTTATACCCCAAGGACAACCTGTACCTAATTTATTATTAGCTGGGGTTCATTATTTACTGTCATCATCACAAGACGAGTTAGTTCATTTTTATCCATCCTTAACGACAACGCCAAAATCGATAAATGAAGTATATCCTGTTTTTAGAGCATTCGTTTTGTCGCATTCAGATGAATTAAAGGCTTTATTGCAAGAAAAACTTGTCCAGACTAATGAAATTCGTCGTTGTTCTTACCTTTATCCGATGATGACAGAAATCTATGAACGCCATCAAAAACCGTTAGCCTTAATAGAAATTGGTGCTAGTGCAGGGCTTCAGCTTGGCATGGATCAATACAATTACTGCTATAATCAACAGCTTCATGTAACGAATTCTGATAGTTCTTTCGTTTTGTCATCAGAAAATCGAGGAGAATCACTGCCTGCCTCTATTTCGATCTCTCCTGTCGTTTGTCAAAGGATTGGTATCGATTTAAATCCAATTGATATCCATAATAAAAAAGAGCTTCAATGGCTCCAAGCATTAATTTGGCCAGAGCATCAAGAACGAAGATTGCTATTAAATCAAGCACTCCCTATTTTAAAAGAGCTCGATTTACAGTTGATAAAAGGAGATGGCATTAAACTTCTAAAAGATATTAGTAGAGAAATTAATCAAGAGGCAATGTTAGTTGTTTATCATACACATGTGGCAAATCAAATCCCAATGGAATTACGTCTAGAATTAATCGAACAACTAAAAGAAATAAGCATGGCACGATCGCTCTACCATTGTTATAACAATATATTTGATTCACAACTGCACCAGGATTTTATTGATCAAGGAGAAATAGAATCGATACGTATAATGGAACGCCCTGATGGTCATGCGCGGTGGTTTATGTGGTCCAACCAAAAATAA
- a CDS encoding NAD(P)H-dependent oxidoreductase yields the protein MKIVALAGSIVGSKTKTAISKVVEILQEKYPEHEVTLLDLAEYNMQFSDGRNYFEYDGDTKYVTETIMAADAIVIGTPTFQASIPATLKNIFDLLPVNAFRDKVVSMVVTAGTSKHYLMIEQQLKPILAYMKAHIVPTYVFIEEKDFLRKEIVNDDVLFRLERLAEDTVMVAEAFAEIRAKKDAEYDF from the coding sequence ATGAAAATCGTTGCACTAGCCGGTTCCATTGTCGGCTCAAAAACAAAAACAGCTATTAGTAAAGTGGTTGAAATTTTACAAGAAAAATATCCGGAGCATGAAGTAACGTTACTTGATCTTGCTGAATACAACATGCAATTCAGTGATGGGCGTAATTATTTTGAATATGATGGGGATACGAAATATGTGACTGAAACAATTATGGCTGCAGATGCAATAGTTATTGGAACGCCAACATTTCAAGCGTCAATCCCAGCAACATTGAAAAATATTTTTGACTTACTACCGGTTAATGCCTTTCGCGATAAAGTGGTGAGTATGGTTGTTACAGCGGGCACATCTAAACACTATCTAATGATTGAGCAGCAGTTAAAGCCAATTCTCGCTTATATGAAAGCACATATTGTTCCAACATATGTATTTATAGAGGAGAAGGATTTTTTGCGGAAGGAAATTGTGAATGATGACGTCTTATTCCGCCTTGAGCGTTTAGCTGAGGATACAGTGATGGTAGCTGAAGCGTTTGCAGAAATTCGTGCGAAAAAAGATGCGGAATATGATTTTTAG
- a CDS encoding LLM class flavin-dependent oxidoreductase has product MEKYRIDQSKGIEFGLYSLGDHIPNPLTGERITAQQRIQELIEASKLAEQAGIDVFGVGESHQSYFTTQAHTVVLGAIAQATSKIKLTSSATVLSVSDPVRVYEDFATIDLISDGRAEIVAGRGSRVGAYQLLGVDLQDYEEIFEEKLELLKKINEEELVTWEGQFRAPLHNAQILPQPKNGSLPIWRAVGGPPASAIKAGYMGIPMMLTTLGGPAVNFKPSVDAYREAAERSGFDPKELPIATTSLFYVADTTKEALQGMYPHLNGGFQAIRGAGYPKQQFAQAPDTRDALMVGSKEQIIEKLLYQYELYGMQRFMAQIDFGGVPFEKLMKNIEIIGKDILPAIRKYTAK; this is encoded by the coding sequence ATGGAAAAATATCGTATTGATCAATCAAAGGGTATTGAATTTGGGCTTTATTCATTAGGTGATCATATCCCAAATCCGTTAACAGGTGAACGTATCACAGCTCAGCAACGCATTCAGGAGCTAATAGAAGCAAGTAAGCTAGCAGAACAAGCAGGTATCGATGTATTTGGTGTAGGCGAAAGTCATCAATCGTACTTTACAACACAGGCACACACAGTTGTTTTAGGAGCAATTGCACAAGCTACATCAAAAATTAAACTAACAAGCTCCGCGACGGTACTAAGTGTCTCTGATCCGGTACGTGTATATGAAGATTTTGCAACGATTGATTTAATTTCAGATGGGCGTGCAGAAATAGTTGCGGGGCGTGGCTCACGAGTAGGTGCATATCAATTACTAGGCGTTGATTTACAGGATTATGAAGAGATTTTTGAGGAAAAATTAGAGCTCCTGAAAAAAATTAATGAAGAGGAGCTTGTCACTTGGGAAGGGCAATTCCGTGCACCGCTTCACAATGCGCAAATTTTGCCGCAACCGAAAAATGGCTCGTTACCAATTTGGCGAGCTGTCGGCGGACCCCCTGCTAGTGCCATTAAAGCAGGTTATATGGGTATTCCAATGATGCTAACGACATTAGGTGGGCCAGCTGTTAACTTCAAGCCATCAGTAGATGCTTATAGAGAAGCAGCGGAGCGAAGTGGCTTTGACCCGAAAGAGTTACCGATTGCTACGACAAGTTTATTCTATGTAGCTGATACGACGAAAGAGGCGCTCCAAGGAATGTATCCACATTTAAATGGTGGATTCCAAGCAATTCGTGGCGCAGGTTATCCAAAGCAACAATTTGCGCAAGCGCCCGATACACGTGACGCCTTAATGGTCGGAAGTAAGGAACAGATTATTGAAAAATTACTATATCAATACGAGCTATATGGCATGCAACGATTTATGGCACAAATTGATTTTGGCGGTGTGCCATTTGAAAAATTAATGAAAAATATTGAAATTATAGGGAAAGATATTCTACCTGCAATCAGAAAATATACAGCGAAATAA
- a CDS encoding ring-cleaving dioxygenase: MNKLSGHHHISMLTKNGKRNNDFYTKILGLRRVKKTVNQDSPSMYHLFYGDLTGAAGTELTFFEMPVAGRTVRGTNAITRIGLLVSNYDSLQYWKNRFQQLDVQHSEITTYAGKDALFFEDHEGLRMVLLNHHGQETPADWQPWDGSEIPTEHRILGMGTVEITVRYLHRTVNLLKGLFHYTTVAESDKEAVLQSIEGEVLGEIVVKELEGPSEKPGRGSIHHLALRVANVEELQEWDAKIKERGLDSTGIVDRYYFQSLYFRDRNGILFEMATDGPGFTVDAAIEDLGKELDLPPFLEEKRAEIEAILEPLD, from the coding sequence ATGAACAAATTAAGTGGTCATCATCATATATCAATGCTAACGAAAAATGGTAAACGTAATAATGATTTTTATACAAAAATTCTTGGATTACGTCGTGTGAAAAAAACTGTCAATCAAGATTCGCCATCTATGTATCATTTATTTTATGGAGATTTAACAGGTGCGGCAGGTACGGAATTAACATTTTTTGAAATGCCCGTAGCAGGACGTACAGTTCGAGGCACAAATGCCATTACACGTATTGGGTTACTAGTGTCAAACTATGACAGTCTTCAATATTGGAAAAATCGTTTTCAACAGTTAGATGTTCAACATAGTGAAATTACCACATATGCAGGTAAAGATGCCTTGTTTTTTGAGGATCATGAAGGGTTACGAATGGTACTTTTAAATCATCATGGTCAAGAAACGCCAGCCGATTGGCAACCATGGGACGGCTCCGAAATCCCTACAGAACATCGCATTTTAGGGATGGGGACAGTTGAAATTACAGTTCGTTATTTGCATCGCACAGTGAATTTATTAAAAGGGCTTTTTCATTATACAACTGTAGCAGAAAGTGACAAAGAAGCAGTTCTTCAATCTATCGAAGGTGAAGTGCTAGGAGAGATTGTCGTTAAAGAATTAGAAGGTCCTAGTGAGAAGCCCGGTCGTGGTAGCATTCATCATCTTGCGCTCCGTGTTGCAAACGTTGAGGAATTACAGGAATGGGATGCCAAAATTAAGGAGCGAGGCTTAGATAGTACAGGAATAGTGGATCGCTATTACTTCCAAAGTCTTTATTTTAGAGATCGCAATGGAATTTTATTTGAAATGGCAACAGATGGTCCCGGGTTTACAGTTGATGCGGCAATAGAGGATCTTGGTAAAGAGCTCGATCTTCCACCATTTTTAGAAGAAAAACGTGCTGAAATTGAGGCTATTTTAGAGCCACTAGATTAA
- a CDS encoding MarR family transcriptional regulator — translation MRKHTLGSLTWIRMMRFTNQSNQLSNEFLKNFDLTTAQFDVLIQIKTYAPLTQSQLAEKVIITQGGMSRMLARLEKEGLIERKQNWKTKTISLTAKGEQMIDAATPSQLHFQSSFFEEVLTEEEMKSLYTLMSKLEKHSREKKLPPA, via the coding sequence ATGAGAAAACACACGCTTGGATCACTGACATGGATTCGGATGATGCGCTTTACAAATCAAAGTAACCAGCTATCCAATGAATTTTTAAAAAACTTTGACTTAACGACTGCACAATTTGATGTCCTTATTCAAATAAAGACATATGCGCCGTTAACGCAATCACAGCTAGCAGAGAAAGTGATAATCACGCAAGGTGGTATGTCTCGGATGCTTGCTCGTCTTGAAAAAGAGGGACTAATTGAGCGTAAACAAAATTGGAAGACGAAAACAATCTCGCTTACAGCTAAAGGCGAGCAGATGATAGATGCGGCGACACCAAGTCAGCTACACTTTCAATCCTCATTTTTTGAAGAAGTATTAACAGAAGAAGAAATGAAATCTTTATATACACTTATGTCAAAACTAGAGAAGCATAGTCGTGAAAAAAAATTACCACCAGCGTGA
- a CDS encoding acyl-phosphate glycerol 3-phosphate acyltransferase — translation MNQQKMPPALLRLIVIFPNVLSYLLLFGLIVFVKTNYATLKATDNLTVWLIFIAVLAPAAAYTTFSIVKKIRAGHM, via the coding sequence ATGAATCAGCAAAAAATGCCACCAGCACTATTACGTTTAATCGTTATTTTTCCAAATGTGCTGAGTTATTTATTACTATTTGGCCTTATTGTTTTTGTTAAAACTAATTATGCCACATTAAAAGCAACGGACAACTTAACGGTTTGGCTTATTTTTATCGCAGTGCTTGCACCAGCTGCTGCCTACACAACATTCAGCATTGTGAAGAAAATTCGTGCTGGACATATGTAA
- a CDS encoding HAMP domain-containing methyl-accepting chemotaxis protein: MGKTMKWKMLLEIMCIVVFIIGAFSIYIYQATSKSVKNNGEALANSIVMGMEGAIQSREKAEEIMEKEMIAESVMASYIVDKGATHEDLKAIAERGGIDEIWSTDDKGNTTVTSVAPKIDFNFGSDPDGQAAEYMQLLDGRAKEIVQKAQIRDVDDKFYKFVGVSSWNPAAPQIVQVARQGQQLLDLEASIGSEYYIDQLNKSLSSTVLYAAVVNDKGETIAATAERNLADIGFLPAKFSTQKASEFSGRYDGTRVTQYVKPLSNGTYLAIVVSNEVLSHILIGTIIASLIVVCVIFVITGFSISKQVSRIVSVRDSLEDISKGEADLTKRINVNSKDEIGQLVVSFNGMMENFQFIMRELKQEASQIKEATYIIQENAHHTLDSSEIIQEESSQVAQASCAQQQNTEDSALSMEELARSIQHISESIVEVSTISRNTEENANNGLQIMNKLQKQLVEVHEKTNLSVVSTQELEKLSGMIGEFTNVITGISEQTNLLALNASIEAARAGEAGKGFAVVAEEVRKLAEDSKLAAERISQVVMNVQRETANIVSVIYSTADVLNAGRSVVHEAQQSFEGINNDVQVIAEQVDLVSSTTEEIAASTEEVTATMEDVSLLAKQTSASVADVAQKAKNQAVSMNEMTSIIDKLNATADNLQQSAGKYKV, translated from the coding sequence ATGGGGAAAACAATGAAATGGAAAATGCTGCTAGAAATCATGTGCATTGTCGTATTTATTATCGGTGCATTTTCTATTTATATTTATCAAGCAACATCTAAAAGTGTAAAGAATAACGGGGAGGCACTCGCTAATTCCATCGTTATGGGAATGGAGGGTGCTATTCAATCAAGAGAAAAAGCGGAAGAAATAATGGAAAAGGAAATGATTGCTGAATCAGTAATGGCTTCTTACATTGTCGATAAAGGCGCTACACATGAAGATTTGAAGGCGATTGCTGAACGTGGAGGCATTGATGAAATATGGAGTACGGATGATAAAGGAAATACCACCGTCACTTCTGTAGCACCGAAAATTGATTTTAACTTCGGTTCTGATCCAGACGGACAAGCCGCAGAATATATGCAGCTATTAGATGGACGTGCAAAAGAAATTGTACAGAAGGCGCAAATACGTGATGTAGACGATAAATTTTACAAGTTCGTTGGGGTAAGTAGTTGGAATCCAGCAGCACCTCAAATTGTACAGGTTGCTCGACAAGGACAGCAGCTATTAGATTTAGAGGCTAGTATCGGTAGTGAATATTACATTGATCAGCTTAACAAATCATTATCCTCAACGGTCCTTTATGCAGCTGTTGTGAATGACAAAGGTGAAACAATAGCAGCTACAGCAGAAAGAAATCTAGCGGATATTGGTTTTTTACCAGCAAAATTTTCAACGCAAAAAGCATCTGAATTTTCGGGACGTTATGATGGAACACGTGTTACGCAATACGTAAAACCGTTATCAAATGGTACATATTTAGCTATCGTTGTTTCAAATGAAGTACTTTCACATATTTTGATAGGAACAATTATTGCTTCATTAATCGTTGTGTGTGTCATTTTCGTCATTACTGGTTTTTCTATTTCTAAACAGGTCTCCCGAATTGTAAGTGTACGCGATTCACTTGAGGACATTAGTAAGGGCGAAGCGGATTTAACAAAGCGAATAAATGTAAACTCTAAGGATGAGATTGGTCAATTAGTAGTATCATTTAACGGAATGATGGAAAACTTTCAATTCATAATGCGTGAATTGAAGCAGGAAGCTAGCCAAATTAAGGAGGCAACATACATAATTCAAGAAAATGCACATCATACACTCGATTCATCTGAAATCATTCAGGAAGAATCTAGTCAGGTTGCTCAAGCATCTTGTGCGCAACAGCAAAATACAGAAGACAGTGCGTTATCAATGGAAGAATTGGCACGCAGTATCCAACATATTTCCGAATCCATTGTTGAGGTTTCTACCATTTCTCGCAATACAGAAGAAAATGCGAATAATGGCTTACAAATTATGAACAAGTTACAAAAGCAATTAGTGGAAGTTCATGAAAAGACAAATCTTTCGGTAGTAAGTACACAAGAATTAGAAAAATTATCTGGCATGATTGGTGAGTTTACAAATGTCATTACTGGAATTTCAGAACAAACAAACCTATTAGCGCTAAATGCATCTATTGAAGCGGCCCGAGCAGGTGAAGCGGGTAAAGGATTTGCTGTAGTGGCAGAGGAAGTTCGCAAATTGGCAGAGGATTCAAAGCTAGCAGCTGAGCGTATTTCTCAAGTTGTGATGAATGTACAAAGGGAGACAGCTAACATTGTATCAGTCATTTATTCTACTGCTGATGTATTAAATGCTGGTCGATCTGTTGTCCATGAAGCACAGCAATCTTTTGAAGGCATTAACAATGATGTCCAAGTAATAGCAGAACAAGTAGATTTAGTATCGAGTACAACAGAGGAAATCGCAGCCAGCACAGAGGAAGTCACGGCTACGATGGAAGATGTATCATTATTGGCAAAACAGACTTCAGCAAGCGTTGCCGATGTTGCTCAAAAGGCTAAAAATCAAGCAGTAAGTATGAATGAAATGACATCGATTATTGATAAGTTAAATGCAACAGCAGATAATTTACAACAATCAGCAGGCAAATATAAAGTCTAA
- the rnz gene encoding ribonuclease Z: MQLHFLGTGAGMPSKERNTSALMVKLLDEVGEMWLFDCGEATQHQILHTSLKPRKVTKIFITHLHGDHIFGLPGFLSSRSFQGGDEPLTIFGPQGLQQWIEQTFALSKTHLTYPLHFVEVHEGVIYEDEQFTVSASELRHVVPCFGYRIEQKDLPGELLLAKAQALGVPKGPLLGQLKSGKDVELDNGIIVYAKDVVAPPKKGFTLTILGDTKYCPEAVSLANGADIVIHEATFDGTTTDLAASYGHSTNVEAAKVAQQAGVNYLLLNHLSARFLPHDLPLFLAEAQKIFPQTYLTSDQLIFTWHNNKLS, translated from the coding sequence GTGCAACTACATTTTTTAGGAACAGGCGCAGGAATGCCTTCAAAGGAACGAAATACAAGTGCCCTGATGGTAAAGCTTTTAGATGAAGTGGGGGAAATGTGGCTTTTTGATTGTGGAGAGGCGACCCAACATCAAATTTTGCATACATCCTTAAAGCCCCGTAAAGTAACGAAAATATTCATTACACATTTACATGGTGACCATATTTTTGGTTTACCTGGCTTTTTAAGCTCTCGTTCATTTCAAGGTGGGGATGAGCCATTAACAATATTTGGCCCGCAAGGTTTACAGCAATGGATTGAGCAAACCTTTGCCTTGTCAAAGACGCATTTAACCTATCCATTACATTTTGTTGAAGTCCATGAAGGTGTAATTTATGAGGATGAACAGTTTACAGTGAGTGCAAGTGAATTACGGCATGTAGTCCCATGCTTTGGCTACCGTATTGAGCAAAAGGACTTGCCTGGTGAACTGTTACTGGCAAAAGCGCAAGCACTTGGTGTTCCAAAAGGACCTTTGCTTGGGCAATTAAAAAGCGGGAAAGATGTGGAGCTCGACAATGGCATCATTGTCTATGCGAAAGATGTTGTCGCTCCCCCTAAAAAAGGCTTTACGCTCACTATTTTAGGGGATACAAAATATTGTCCAGAGGCTGTTTCATTAGCTAATGGAGCAGATATCGTTATTCATGAAGCGACCTTTGATGGTACTACGACAGATTTAGCAGCCAGCTACGGACACTCTACAAATGTCGAGGCGGCAAAGGTGGCACAACAAGCAGGAGTAAACTATTTACTTCTGAACCATTTAAGTGCCCGCTTCCTACCTCACGATTTACCACTGTTTTTAGCGGAAGCACAGAAGATTTTCCCGCAGACCTACTTAACATCCGATCAATTAATATTTACATGGCATAACAATAAATTATCCTAG